The following proteins are encoded in a genomic region of Nitratireductor sp. GISD-1A_MAKvit:
- a CDS encoding peptidoglycan DD-metalloendopeptidase family protein: MHSQRSAVFGKRKEPHTIIIARGDEIRHFTVRPWMAAIAGSTVAALAIGYLLATSYLVLRDDLIGAAMARQARLQQAYEDRISALRAQLDRVTSRQLLDQQFMQEKVGELLARQDQLTKRQSRLTPVLNSKGAEDLPGKAPVPSPRPRVKASATPVIDPTRTGSIAVASFAPSHDSSIPWPLRSQSNQQPAVLSPADKADYLFVKLNRALESIETEQIDSVRVLAENAYQTADAIAGPLEDVGLMHASVDREQSVGGPLLASTSALVFEDHVRELDEALTHLNEVKSTALQLPLKSPAPGASVSSRFGARKDPFLGRLAHHSGIDFRAARGTPVLATGAGTVIKAGWNGGYGRMVEIDHGNGLTTRYAHLSKISVTKGTRVEAGTPLGKVGSSGRSTGPHLHYEVRRSGNAVNPARFLAVGRKIAKYLDAKS; the protein is encoded by the coding sequence ATGCACTCACAGCGATCTGCCGTATTCGGCAAACGGAAAGAGCCCCACACGATCATCATTGCGCGTGGCGATGAAATCCGGCACTTCACGGTGCGGCCGTGGATGGCGGCAATAGCGGGTTCAACCGTTGCCGCGCTTGCCATCGGCTATCTTCTGGCGACCTCCTATCTGGTTTTGCGCGATGATCTGATCGGGGCCGCAATGGCGAGGCAGGCGCGGCTGCAGCAGGCCTATGAAGACCGGATATCTGCCCTGCGTGCGCAGCTGGACCGGGTCACGAGCCGGCAATTGCTGGATCAGCAGTTCATGCAGGAGAAGGTCGGAGAACTGCTGGCACGGCAGGATCAGTTGACCAAACGCCAAAGCAGGCTGACACCCGTACTAAACAGCAAGGGCGCCGAAGATCTTCCAGGAAAGGCACCTGTTCCCAGTCCACGCCCGCGCGTAAAGGCCAGTGCCACCCCGGTCATCGACCCCACCCGCACCGGCAGCATCGCCGTGGCTTCCTTCGCACCATCGCATGATAGCAGCATTCCCTGGCCGCTACGCTCCCAGAGCAATCAACAGCCCGCCGTACTTTCTCCCGCAGACAAAGCCGATTATCTCTTTGTGAAACTCAACCGCGCGCTCGAATCCATCGAGACGGAGCAGATCGACAGCGTGCGGGTACTGGCGGAGAACGCATATCAGACAGCCGATGCAATAGCCGGTCCGCTGGAGGATGTCGGTCTCATGCATGCCTCCGTAGACCGCGAACAGAGTGTCGGCGGCCCGTTGCTGGCATCCACTTCGGCACTCGTTTTCGAAGATCATGTGCGGGAGCTCGACGAAGCACTCACACATCTGAACGAGGTCAAGTCGACTGCATTGCAGCTACCGCTTAAAAGCCCTGCCCCGGGCGCTTCCGTTTCCAGCCGGTTTGGCGCCCGCAAGGACCCTTTCCTTGGACGACTGGCGCATCATTCCGGCATAGACTTCAGGGCAGCACGTGGCACCCCGGTTCTGGCCACCGGTGCAGGAACGGTCATCAAGGCCGGCTGGAATGGCGGCTACGGGCGCATGGTTGAAATCGACCATGGAAACGGCCTGACCACCCGCTATGCGCATCTGAGCAAGATCAGCGTCACGAAGGGGACCAGGGTTGAGGCGGGTACCCCCCTGGGAAAAGTCGGTTCCAGCGGACGCTCCACCGGGCCGCATCTCCACTATGAAGTGCGCCGCTCCGGCAACGCGGTCAATCCGGCCCGCTTTCTGGCAGTGGGCAGGAAGATCGCCAAGTACCTCGACGCCAAGTCATAA
- a CDS encoding peroxiredoxin has product MTEVAIGNPAPDFVLPGDGGREIRLADLRGRIVVLFFYPKNDTSGCTAEAIDFTALKPEFDALGAVVLGMSPDTPKSHDKFKAKHALTIDLVSDQEKIALHDYGVWVEKSMYGRKYMGVERTTFLIDAEGNVAEIWRKVKVAGHAQAVLEAARKLRLAS; this is encoded by the coding sequence ATGACAGAAGTCGCCATTGGGAACCCGGCTCCGGATTTTGTGCTTCCCGGTGACGGTGGCCGCGAGATCAGACTGGCTGACTTGCGTGGCCGGATCGTCGTTCTGTTTTTCTACCCCAAGAACGACACGAGCGGCTGCACCGCCGAAGCCATAGACTTTACCGCGCTCAAGCCCGAGTTCGATGCTCTGGGCGCGGTGGTGCTGGGCATGTCTCCTGACACGCCCAAAAGCCATGACAAGTTCAAGGCCAAGCATGCGCTCACGATTGACCTGGTTTCCGATCAGGAAAAGATTGCGCTGCACGACTACGGCGTGTGGGTTGAAAAAAGCATGTATGGGCGCAAATACATGGGCGTCGAGCGAACGACATTCCTTATCGACGCTGAGGGGAACGTCGCTGAAATCTGGCGAAAGGTTAAGGTCGCCGGGCATGCCCAGGCCGTTCTGGAGGCGGCCAGAAAGCTCAGGCTCGCCAGCTGA